The window GCCAGAAGACGCAACATGGGAGGATGCAGACTTCATAAAGTACACATTCCCGGAGTTCTTTCGGACAACTACACAAGGGTGGAGAGATCAAGAACAAGCGCCATGAGGACATGTCGTTTCTCAAGAAGGGGGAAATGTCAGGACCGTAGTGTCTGATATTCAGTTATCATCTGGAGATTCAGTTAGCGGTGTAGCGGATCCGACAATACCGTTTCAGTCAGTCAACGGCCACGATGGCGCTGGGACAGATCCTATGGTTGGATGCGATTCACTAGACTGTAGCATTTATTTCCATTTTTCGTATTTTCTCTGAGTGTCTGGTGACAGCCTATAAACAGCCGGGTTGTGGCTGGAGGAGGGTATCTTATCTTTCCAGAATTGCTTGCTAGCTACGGCATGTAAACCGAAACTCATACACTTTCCTCTTACAATCCATATAGCCAAGATCTTGAATTTCCTAAGCAATTCTCCCAAAACTAGGTAGAAGTACACCAGCTATTCCTTGGGTCTTGACAACTGCGTCGCGCACGACCTCGCCTCCGCGCGCCCGTCCAGCCAGGACTTCGTGCGCGCCAAGGAAGGTGTTCGGCGGAATGCCGGACAGGGCAGTGGTGCCAAGGCGAGTGTTTCTCGGAATGCCAGAGAGGGCAGTGGTCGTAAGGAGGGTGCTCCATTAAGGCGGGAGAGAGCACCAGTGGTGCTGGTTCTCCGAGTGATCCCGCTGAGGCTCGCAATGAGGGAGGCAGGCAAGCTGCTGCCGACAGTGATGATGCCCTggaagacgatgttggacaagaaagCGGCGATGATGCTTGGGTGGACGATGGGTTCCAGTACTACCTCGCCCTCCGCAAGTGGTACCCGGGCCTGCGCCCCGAGTCAGAGTTCCGTTGCTTTGTGCGGGGACAAAAACTGGTCGGCGTGTCGCAGAGGGACCCATCTGCTTACTACCCTTCGCTGCCTGGGTGGAGTGCTGAGGTGCAGCCGAAGATCGAGGATTTCTTTGAAGAAGTTGTTGCGCCGCAGTTTGCTTCACATAATTACACATTTGATGTGTATGTCAGAGCAGATGGCCGGGTGAAGCCGATTGATTTCAATCCTTGGGGTGGCTATACCTTGCCCCTTATGTTTACATGGGAGGAGCTTGAGGACGAGCATCGAGGAGAGGACGAGCTGGAGTTTAGAGTGGTAATGGAGCAAGGTGCAGTGAGGCCAGGATTAATGACAGCAGTGCCGTATGATATGCTGGATTTGGGGGAAGGGAGTGGCTGGGATGTTTTTCTGAAGAAGGCTGACAATGAACTCAACAGACAGACGGCCTCATTAGGTATGGATTCGTAATTGAGATCTGGAACAAAGCAGCTTTTGAGGACTACAGGAGTTGAGCAACTTCAACCAACGCCTGTTTCTAATGTTCCACCTGTCAAACGCTAGAAGTAACAGCCTTCTTTGGATTGTGATGCAACCTCACGACACTCGGCCGTTTCCCCCCATGACTTTTGTAATGCTAGATTGCTAGTATCGGAATACTGCATGCTGCTTCATCTCAGTTTTATGATATTTACAGAAACATATTTGTAGAGGAAGTTTATGGCCCATGGCTGAAATTGCAATCTCTGAAACATGAATACACACTCCATTTACCTTTGCTGTTTCATACGTGCCAGCTTGCATCCACTTATTTATTATGGCATTTCAATTCAGAGTTGTGTTGTAGCATATTTCTTGGTCCAAAAAGTCTTAGCGTAAATTCTTTCCCAGATAAAGTTCAACCTGCAATGGTCCAGTTTGGGACACtgtattctttttattttttgagAGGAGGGACCCTGTATTCTTAATACAGATTCATTTTCAGCCCTGGCTAGGTTTTGGCCCATTTGACTGGATTTAACCCTGGTATTCGCCACGCGGCTGCCATGTCACCCAGTTAGGGGCCCATGGGTCATTCATTCTCTCTCCAAACATCACCCAAGTCCAGTTGCTGACGACACTCGTGTCGGGTGAGTACGGTGCCAAACAGCATTTATACTAGCTTGCTTGATACCCCAGCCAAAAATGTCATGTCGAATAATACATGGGTTATAGTCTAGGGTCCTGACACATATAGTCGAATACATTATTATGCAAGTAGATAGCCAGATTTATTCCTAGCAATTTTGAAAACTTCTAGGTGTTCAATAGTTCAGTTTGTCCCAATGGAAGTGTCTGCTTCTTTGGAAGGTTTTTACCTAGCGAAGAGAATATTTTACTTTTTTCTAATGTTAAACTAAACTCCATTCATTCCTGAAACAAGTTGGTGTACTAGTCAGTTAAAAATCTAGTAACTTAGTTGTAGACTTGCCTTGTGTTATTCAGTGCATGCGCTCCACTAAGCTTATCCTGTAAGGTGTTCTACTTGCTGTTAGCTTATAGATAAGCCTGATGCTACTTGAGGAACGAAACTAACAAGTCCCTTTACTTGCTTTGACTATTATGGCAGGGGTGTTCTGTTTAATGTTAAGCCCGAATAAGCTAGATGTTTGGTTCAGAGTCCTAGCATAGCTGCTTAAGGTTACTTAACTGACAGGTCAAAGCTTAAAATGGGCCAAACAGGCCCCATTATAATGTTGTGGCAGTAGGCTTGTTATGTAGTctttgttttccaattttttgGCGGTATAGCGTTTTCTATATTTCTCTTCTTAAATGACTACGATGGttattttggtactgtttttgctgAGGGTGCAATGTACTTTTGTGCTCCAATACACTACTCTACTGACGCTTGGAGCTGGGAGCCTCACTTGCTCAGCTTCTCAACATTGCCTGAATCCTGATTCACTCACTTATCACCGACTTGCATAATGTATTGAGTTCTCGATCCCATGACCGAAGAGTTTCAGAGTTCGTTCATAGGATATGATGAGCTGTGACCCGCAGTCGATGGCCGGTGAATgcatgcagcagcaggcttatataTATGAGCACCTGGATTGCGTGGCAAGGTAGAGCTAATACTGGCTAGCAATTATTCAGCATGAGCATATTACTACTGAAGTCTTGAGCAAGTTCTGTTTTGCAGTGCAGGCTTGAAGCCTTACCAGAGGCTACATAGCAACTGATTCAGAGACGTGGTTTGACGGTTTCACGAGGTAAGACTCTTGTCTATAAAGTTAACCTCAGCTGCGTGTCCTAACGTCTTGGCATCAGTTAGTTAACCCTTGACCGTCCGATTACACTTGGGTCGCCTCTTTCCATCTGAACCGTTGCTCGACTGAATCGACATCTTCAGTGTCACTCTTCAGGTAAGAGTGGAGGTATTCAGAGGACTGGGAACCTGACGTGCACCTCGTCAACAAGGAGCTCGCCTCCCGTGGTGACCTTGTCTCCGCTCCTTCCTTTCCCCGGCCGGCGCACCCACTACCCAGTTGTCATGTCAACGTAACTGCAGCTTACGTGATCTTATCTTCTAAACATATCAGTTTCATAACTCCTGTCAGTTTAAGGGCCATGCATGCACATGACATGGAAGTACCCTTATATGTCAGAGCAATACCTCCCATATGTTACCCAGGCTCACGGTGTCTCTCTCTGTTCGAAAATAAGTCTACAGTATTACTAAAGTTGAGATACttgttttgggacggagggagtattaaacttGAGATACTTATTTCATCATGTGGTCCTTTGTAAGCACATATGACAATGGACCAATCAAACAGTCACTCTTGAGAACTAATTAAGCAGGACGGGGCAAACACCCTGTCAAGCCATTATACAGTCAGTCAGTCCGCTGCTTATTACGATGGTTATTTTTGTATGGTTATTATTGCTGACGGTGCAGTGCACCAAAAATGCTACTTATCCCGTTCTTAAATATatgtccttttagagatttcaatatgaactacgtatgaatgtatatatatatatatatatatatatatatatatatatatatatatatatatatagggaaaatacaTCCTACCACTAGGTGGTAGTTACCTCTGCTCCCGTTGCCGTCAGATCTAGTCTCGAAGTGGGTATTGATTAACGGGTTTGGACTGTGAAGCTAGTTGgttgtttttcttttttgaaatTAGATTTACTACTCGCCCCTATTTTTGTGGCCATCGGGTGCCGATGTAAAACTACCTCCGATATAGAGAGCCCTTCTTAAAAAGCAGTCGTCAACACCATGTTCGATAGGAGATGAGGAGACGTAGGTATTAATGTTAATTCTTGTTGTTTTTCATCCTATTCCACACGTACGCATACATGATTGATCAACCACTGATATGATCTCTCATATTGTAGGTTTGAGCCTCTGTTATGTTGCTTCTACTTGATCGATTCTCCGGTGACATGGACAAAGTACGTGGCCGTCGGCGGCCTAGATCCGAATTGCCAACACGATGCGATAACGACGTTCTACTCCAAGCCCCTGTTCACGGTATATCGTTTAGATATTTTGCAGGATCTACATCTCTAGATTGTGCTCTGCAGCATCGGCTAGCCGTGCGACGTCTTCATACTCTCCGACGCCACCGTAAGCTTGAGGAAGATTGGTGCCCAAAACCCTCCGTGAAATTCTCCTTTTCTTGTTGAGTggatgaagatcttgccggtggctTCAATTGAATAGACACAATCCGGAGGAGGTTCTTCACGGAGATCCTTTTTTCGCGTAGATATGAATGCTAGCACGGCTATGTTCCATGGCTGAAATCATGTATGCATGTTAGATGTACCCACTAGACCGTGTAATGCCTATCAGATGCATGATCAACTGGAAGTATAACATGTACTTTATACTCGTTGGCTGCTACATACTACATACTTTATACTAGTGTTTTGTACTCGCCGGGGGCGGCACACGATCGATATACTACATACTCTCATTTTATATATCATATAATCCATATTTTTTTACTTGCTTAATATAtacatacttcctccgttccaaaatagatgacccaactttgtactaaagttagtacaaagttgagtcatctattttggaatagagggagtacttcATACTTCATACTACGGGAACATAGCGTGGACGCCCACGACCTATTGCTTCGTCCCTGGTATGGTAGCGACATATGATCAGTAACAAGAATGGGCAACTGCTTCACTCGGCGGCGAAGGCGGTGATGAAAGGTTGTGCCTAGCCCTACGTGCAACTTCTCCGGCAAGGTGGCAGGCCCAACGACGAACAGATGCGCGTAGATGGCTGCTCCAGCACGGTGCACGCCAGGAACGAAGATGGACAGTATCAGGATGGCTGCACGCATCTGCCATCTGCTCCAACATAGCGGATAGCGGCAACGATTTTCTATACATACACCTGCTCTGACTTCACGGGCAGCTTGTCATCGGCGTCCATGGGCTGCCTTCTTGCTTTCCTATAAGGCACAGGGACATCTTCTTCCTAACGGTGGACTGATCGTCACGCTCTGGACAGAAGCTAGTGAGCTGCATGCACAAAACCATAGATCAATGTTAGCTACTCGCTATGATATGCATGTGTGACATCACATCTGCATCATGTACGTACACGTCATGTGTACTTCTTAAGTAATGATGAAATGCATCAGCTAGATGTACGTACATACAGTATTGTTAATTATGTTCACAATATTCATTGTATGTGTATACTACTCCATACTCCTTGCGTATATATATTTCATACTACTACCACTCCTTTTTTAGGATACTACCACTCCTTTTATGGAGTAGTACGTAATATATATACGCatactatttttatttatttgagaGGATATACTCCATACTCTATATACTACATACTCGGTTCCTTAAAAAAATAGCGCATACTCATTTTGTAGAAACTATATACTCATACTATTTTTTTATttgaaaggatatactcaatactcTACATACTATATACTTGGTTCCCCAACAAAAAAAACATACTACATACTCATTTTCTATAAACTATATACTCATACTCTTTTCTTATTTGAGAAGATATACACCATACTCTACATACTAAATATTCGGTTCCTAAAAAAATACTACATACTCATTTTTTATAAACTACTCCATACTCTTATTTTATTTGAAAGGATATACTCCATACTCTGCATGCCTTTTATAGGAATGTCCCTACTCTGCATGCTCAATGTGCATGAATAATGCGTACTTGATGTATAAGCTACGAACCTATTATCCATCCAACCGGCCGGGTGATTAGGCGAAAGATTATAAGGTTGTTGACGGGAGGTGCGCTACTACCTgactaattaattattatttttaggaTAAGTACCTTCCCACCTAAAAAGCAGGGATTGCTTTCTCCAACTTCAAATTACTACGGCAGCTAGCGGGTTAGAGGGTTCTGCCCACAATCGATACCTGGCGCACCCGGTTGCCTCGC is drawn from Triticum dicoccoides isolate Atlit2015 ecotype Zavitan chromosome 4A, WEW_v2.0, whole genome shotgun sequence and contains these coding sequences:
- the LOC119289849 gene encoding cell division cycle protein 123 homolog encodes the protein MLLEELLRCQIQEWYPAFRHHTVPTVTIPLPAAFLRYLAGQPAHPVPDAPHQDAEGPPPFLLPALTSGRIPFPPLRLPDPVDHDDSSDLFSVCSDEDDDESPPRPAFPDLEAAVDAAIAELGGAALPKLNWSAPKDAAFMPADGTVRCTCFAEVAMLLRSSDCVAHDLASARPSSQDFVRAKEGVRRNAGQGSGAKARGCSIKAGESTSGAGSPSDPAEARNEGGRQAAADSDDALEDDVGQESGDDAWVDDGFQYYLALRKWYPGLRPESEFRCFVRGQKLVGVSQRDPSAYYPSLPGWSAEVQPKIEDFFEEVVAPQFASHNYTFDVYVRADGRVKPIDFNPWGGYTLPLMFTWEELEDEHRGEDELEFRVVMEQGAVRPGLMTAVPYDMLDLGEGSGWDVFLKKADNELNRQTASLGMDS